Proteins encoded by one window of Macrobrachium rosenbergii isolate ZJJX-2024 chromosome 57, ASM4041242v1, whole genome shotgun sequence:
- the LOC136837006 gene encoding alpha-(1,3)-fucosyltransferase C-like, whose amino-acid sequence MGANGYLLSRNSSMPLRANQLSHHSNALDQYLRAMAANTTLEDAMGLEWKDFVKRPKPVVWMSSNCKTDSRREDYVKELSRFINVDKFGKCGWFKCGKPYQAFEEKCWKTILKKRYLFALAFENSLCNHYLSEKPYNPLKYGLVPIVWGGDGYEEFLPPGSFINARLYHPRELAKLLNKLQRDPVAYGRYHVWRKYWEAFVRGNFCELCHRLHTDPVRGHHVDIPAWRQKAEQCVIPPKNLFRSSAWKKIIHNRK is encoded by the exons ATGGGTGCCAATGGTTACCTTCTGTCTCGGAATTCTTCCAT GCCTCTACGTGCAAATCAACTGTCACACCACAGTAACGCATTAGACCAATACCTTCGTGCAATGGCAGCCAATACCACTCTAGAAGACGCAATGGGACTTGAATGGAAAGATTTTGTAAAGAGGCCAAAACCAGTCGTATGGATGTCAAGCAACTGTAAAACGGACTCGAGGAGGGAAGATTACGTCAAGGAACTCTCCAGATTCATAAATGTGGACAAGTTCGGCAAATGCGGATGGTTTAAATGCGGGAAGCCGTACCAAGCGTTCGAAGAGAAGTGTTGGAAAACGATCCTGAAAAAGAGGTACCTCTTCGCCCTGGCCTTCGAGAATAGCCTGTGCAATCACTACCTGTCGGAGAAACCTTACAATCCTCTGAAGTACGGACTGGTTCCAATTGTTTGGGGAG GTGATGGATACGAAGAGTTTTTGCCGCCTGGGTCCTTCATCAACGCCCGGTTGTATCATCCAAGAGAACTGGCTAAATTGCTCAACAAGTTGCAAAGAGATCCGGTGGCTTATGGGAG GTATCACGTCTGGAGGAAGTACTGGGAAGCCTTCGTCAGGGGGAACTTCTGCGAACTGTGCCATCGTCTTCACACAGATCCCGTGAGAGGTCATCACGTAGACATACCTGCGTGGCGCCAAAAGGCAGAGCAGTGTGTTATCCCACCGAAGAATTTGTTTAGATCTTCTGCTtggaaaaaaatcattcataatagaaaataa